The sequence below is a genomic window from Synechococcus sp. PCC 7335.
CAAAACTCAGCAGCGTCTTGAAATAGTCCAAAACAGATTTTCTCGCACTGAGGAATCGACCAGAACGGGCAATACCTGCTGTTCTCTCTAGCGGTCGGGCTCTGGTCGGCTCCCGATAGGACAGCAGGGGCAGCAGTGCCAGCAAAACGCCCCCCGCCAACAGCCATACGCTGACCTGCCAGCCCAGCTGATTCAAGGTGAGGAGCAAAACGCCGCCGCCCAAGATCCCTCCCATGGCTCGCCCGGCGCTTTGAATACCGTTCCCCCAGCCTCGTTCATGGGGATCTAGCAGTCCGATGGCCAAAGCATCAGTGGCAATATCTTGAGTGGCAGCTAGCGTTACCACTAAAAACACGCCCTGGAAGAGTAAAACCTCATTGTTGTTTAAAGTGTCGAGGGAGGCACAGGCAACTAGTGTGAGAGCAAGCAGAATCTGAGTGCCTATAATCCAAGATTTATAGTGTCCCCATCTTCGAGAGCCGTAGCGGTCTACCAGTGGAGCCCAAAGAAATTTTAGAATCCAGGGTAGGGTAAGCAATCCCATCAAGCCAATGACCTGTAGTGACGCGCCCTGCTGGCGTAAGAAAATAGGTAAGGCTCGAAAGAAAAAAGCAGCGGGTAAAAACTGAGAGGTATAAAGACAGCTCAACAACACAAACTTTCTGCGTGGAGAAAGAGTCTCTTTAGCTTTTAATTGAACACTTGGGGCCATGAGTTAAAGTAGGGCTAAGTTTTTAGAGGGCTTGTCAGGCTTATGGGTTTAGGTAAAGCTGTTGTAAAAAGATTTTGTTTGTTGCGATAAAGCTTGATTATCAAAGCGATCAAAACTCGTAGCTAACCGAGCCAAGCACCGTAAAGGGATCGCCGGGCTCAATGCCTCTGGTTCGAGTGCGCGGTGTACCCTCAATAAAGCTCACATCGAACAGGTTCTGAAAATTGAGGCCAAATTTCCAACGATTTCGCTCGTAGGAGACAGCGGCGTTGGTCAAAAAGTAACTATCTAGATCAAAGCTGTTGCTCAAATCGCCTTGGCGCTCGCCGACCCAGTTCAGCCCGAGGCCAAAGCCTAAGCCTGTCAGGTCTCCTGATTGAATTTCATAGTTTGTCCATAGGCTGGCGCTGTGTTCTGGCACACCTGGCAATGGGTTGCCTGTCTCAATGGAACTGTCTTCTGTTAGCGCTGAATCAATGTAGGCGTAGGACGCAACGACATTCCAGGCTGGTGAAATTTCTCCGATCACATCTAGCTCAATGCCTTGGCTCTGTTGCTCTCCTGTCGCTACCGAAAATCTGGGATCGTTTAGATCGGTCGTAGCAACATTTTGTTTGGTCAGATTAAAGTAAGCGAGAGTCGCGAGCAGATTGCCCTCAAACAGTTCTGTTTTGAGACCCACCTCAAACCCCTCGCCTTCTTCGGCTGCTAGCGGTTCGCCATCAACCGTGACGGCTGCACTAGGAAAAAAAGAACGAGAGTAGTTTGCATAGAGAGAAAGATTTTCAATCGGCTGATAAACCAG
It includes:
- a CDS encoding MFS transporter, which produces MAPSVQLKAKETLSPRRKFVLLSCLYTSQFLPAAFFFRALPIFLRQQGASLQVIGLMGLLTLPWILKFLWAPLVDRYGSRRWGHYKSWIIGTQILLALTLVACASLDTLNNNEVLLFQGVFLVVTLAATQDIATDALAIGLLDPHERGWGNGIQSAGRAMGGILGGGVLLLTLNQLGWQVSVWLLAGGVLLALLPLLSYREPTRARPLERTAGIARSGRFLSARKSVLDYFKTLLSFVRRPQSLLWLFFILLYATGSSMAATMFRPLLVDLGLSMADIGWMTGIVGSGAAIIGSLLAGVLIEPLGRRRALILFGLLQAIAVAALTLPAIGIRDPLVLYTVSTGEVFARSVASTALFTVMMDKSRPATAGSDYTLQSSVYVLGHHVGVPAFSGFIAAALGYVGVFLIGFVVCLASVWLATKVIFSPDLTPEIEHSQDLERLKVSTKEQ